In Gopherus evgoodei ecotype Sinaloan lineage unplaced genomic scaffold, rGopEvg1_v1.p scaffold_31_arrow_ctg1, whole genome shotgun sequence, a single window of DNA contains:
- the LOC115640546 gene encoding sulfotransferase 2B1-like, producing the protein MARQYFTHKGVLFPCLGYSPESLSYVENEFQVQDDDVFNITYPKSGTNWMREILSLIRSDGDPGWVRSVLNWDRAPWVESQSGLEAALKYPPPRLLCSHLPIHLFPKSLQRSKAKIIYTLRCPKDVLVSLYHFSKIMRLFKDPGSLDSFLEDFLSGNVVYGSWFHHVTGWMGLKGNENFFSITYEELQQDLQGSVRRICHFLGKELSEEQVAAVVENASFQSMKGNKMSNFSQLPAEYMDHQKGELLRKGICGDWRNHLSEAQSQRFDTVYQEQMQGLGLTFPWD; encoded by the exons atgGCGCGTCAATACTTCACCCACAAGGGAGTGCTGTTCCCATGCCTGGGTTATTCCCCTGAGAGTCTGAGCTACGTGGAGAATGAATTTCAGGTGCAGGATGACGATGTCTTCAACATCACCTACCCCAAGTCAG GCACTAACTGGATGCGAGAGATTCTGAGTCTGATCCGTTCTGATGGGGACCCCGGCTGGGTGCGCAGCGTGCTGAACTGGGACCGGGCGCCCTGGGTGGAGAGCCAGTCGGGGCTGGAGGCCGCCCTGAAATACCCCCCGCCTCGGCTGCTCTgctcccacctccccatccatctCTTCCCCAAGTCCCTGCAGCGCTCCAAGGccaag atcatCTACACCCTGCGCTGCCCCAAAGACGTCCTGGTCTCATTGTACCACTTCTCGAAGATCATGCGCCTCTTCAAGGACCCTGGCTCACTGGACTCCTTCCTTGAGGACTTCCTGAGCGGGAATG TGGTGTATGGCTCCTGGTTCCACCACGTCACCGGTTGGATGGGGCTGAAAGGCAACGAGAACTTCTTCTCTATCACGTACGAGGAACTGCAGCAG GATCTGCAGGGCAGCGTGCGGAGAATCTGCCacttcctggggaaggagctgagtgAGGAGCAAGTGGCCGCGGTGGTGGAGAACGCCTCCTTCCAGAGCATGAAGGGGAACAAAATGTCCAACTTCTCCCAGCTGCCGGCCGAGTACATGGACCACCAGAAGGGGGAACTCCTGAGGAAAG GGATCTGCGGTGACTGGAGGAACCATCTCTCGGAGGCACAGAGCCAGCGATTCGACACCGTTTACCAGGAGCAGATGCAGGGTCTGGGCCTGACCTTCCCCTGGGACTGA